In the Callospermophilus lateralis isolate mCalLat2 chromosome 19, mCalLat2.hap1, whole genome shotgun sequence genome, AGCCCTCTAAAGTGGTTTTTGATGGGAGCaagttttttaatttaattaatcaaTTTCTGAACATTTTTATGCTCTCTTGGTGAACACCTGTCCTTGTCTCTCCTTTCTAAACAGTGCACTTGGGGTCCTCTCTTGTATGCACCTGTGGGCTGCATTTGGACTGTGTTAGAGCCACTGACCCACGGAGGCTGCTCCCACCCCCTTGACTTATTCTTTTGTAGAATTCACTTGTTTTCTGTGTTTactttcttccctcccttcctctgtgctggagggatacatgtgctggagggatacatgtgtggaCTTCCCCATCCACCACGCGGATACCATCTAGACTGTTGGTGCTGGGTTACTGGGCAgggctttctctttttcttgggcGCTACCTGTTTTCTGAAGATAACAGTGGCGTTTGCCTTAATCATTGATTTCCTTTGCTGACTGTATCTCTTGCAACATTTTCTGAAACCGTCCTTTCATTTGGCTGTCTCAAGGGTCTGACACTGGCTTTGCCTGAGAATGCACTGCCTCCTGCTTGAGCTGCTGTTCTGGGGAGGCACAGTCCAGGCTCTAAGTGTCTTCCTCAGCATTTGAAGCTGCTCTGCTGAGAGCGTACATCCCCTGTTGCAGGTGTCCCATGCCGATCGCAGGTCTCTTCATGGGTATGGAAATTTGTGGGCAGTGTGGGGACGCAGTGTCCCTTCCATAGGGCACTGTGGTCAGCCCTTTAGTGTCTGAGGCCCAAGAGGAGGAGTGGCCACCTAGGCAGGCAGGGTCTGAGGGACAGGGCGATGGCCTGGGTCCTCAGCCTGAAGCCCCAGTGTTCCTGGGGGCTGTGGAGATCCAGAGCCTGCAGGGGCATGGCAATGTGtgcaggtagggagcatctgttctgcTGCCACATTTAGGGATCCCTCTAGGCTGAAAGCCACTTGATGTGTGGCTTTAGTGGACCAGGGTCATCTGCAGGCATGGGAGGGGGCTCCAGAGAGACCTGTCAGACAAGTGTCTCTGTCTTCCAATGGCAGGGGGCAAAATTTGGCCCATAACAAGGAGCTACTCCCTGCTGGACCTGAAGAGCCCACGGCCTCCTGGGGAACCAGGAGAGACATCCTCCCGTCCTCTcagggtctgtcttctctcaaatGCACACCCCCCACACACCTGGCAAGAGGTCCTCATATTCCCAGACTCTTGTAGAAGCAGATTCAGGGTGTCTTAAGCCAGGGTTGCAAGGGCTTTGGGATCACAGAAGGCTCATGGGAGGGGAGACCAAGAGACCCCATAGCTCCCTTTTTCTGATCGGGAACCATGACATAGCAGTCCCCCAGAGACCCACCCACCATACACAGTCCTTAGCCTAGGGACACAGAGAGGCCTGAGGAAGGCATCAGGCATAAGAGAGGACTGTCACTCTTTGGGGGCCCAGGCCCTCCAAGTTTGGGGAATGCCCTGAGGGTCTCGGCAGGCCCAGCCTCTCTCCTCCTGTGTGGTCTCTGTCCTGCCTCCCCAGCCTAAGTGCTGTCCACCACCTGGCTCAGCCCACAGGAGGGACCCAGCTGTGTTGGAAGCCAGAGAGGGGGTAGGGGTGGGGGGTAGGGGTCCAGGTCCTGGCTGCAGTCAGTGTCCTGCCCAGGTGGCCCCCAAGGAGGTGGCAAACAGAGCTTGGGCCCCTCTTCCTCCATCTTCACCTGCATGTGGAGGTCACTGTGAGGTCAGCATGCCAGGGCCCACCTTCCTGGGTCTCCCACCCACACAGACCCTTCCACAGACCTCCGGATAACAAGGAGGACTTCCAATAGCCTTTCCTTAACTGAGGTCCCCAGCCCATGTCTGAGCTTATGGCTAGGAGTCCCTCCAGGCTATGGAGGAGACAACCACAGCTGGGGTGTCCCTGGTCCTTCTGCAGCCCCGCTGAGGACAGAAGGGCAGTGCCTGAGGAGCCAGCCTCTGACTTGTCCTTCACGGTATTTCTCTCCCTTTCCAATGCCACACTCCCACACTCGTGGTTTGTGTCCTTCAGCTACAAGGGGAGCAGGGCATATGCCAGGGCTTGCCCCACCTGGCCCCAGCTTCTGGAGAAGTGCTTGGCCACAGCACTCCCCCAACCCCCTCCCCCACAGGACTGGTGTGCCAGTGCCCACATCCTGTGGCAGAGGGATAAATGGGGCCTGAGAGGACACCCAAGGAGGGAGCAGGACCGCCCCAGCCATCCCAGTCCATCCTCAATACTCCTGGCCCAGGAGCTCTCTGGTCCCTAGGATGCTGTGGCTGCTGCTCCTGGTTCTCCCCTGCCTGGGGGGCTCCACTCCCCTGACCCCTGGTGAGTCCTAATCCCACCCTACTCCATGCCTTCCTGCCCCAGGACccatccccacccccagggcTCACAGGACCATGCCTGGGGTTGCGTGGGCATCATCCACTCGCCAGGAGCCTTGCTGCCTCCTGAGCCCTGGGGAGATCCTTGTCTGGTCCCTGACAGCCCCTCCATGTGCCTCCCCAGACCCCCGCCCAGGACTGGAGCTGGTGGGCATTGTCGGGGGCTGCCCTGTCTCAACCAGGAGGTTCCCGTGGCAGGTCAGCTTGAGGTTCTACAACATGGGGAGGAGACTGTGGGAGCACGTCTGCGGAGGCTCCCTCATCCACCCTCAGTGGGTGCTGACAGCTGCCCACTGTGTTGAGCCGTGAGTGGGCCCCACCCATTTCTTTTGCTGGGTGCAGGTGGGCACCAGGAGGGGGTCAAGGGGCCAGGGGTGGGAGGCAGGATTTCTGGGGCCCCTCCCTGGGCTGCAGGGAAGCCTTGGCCCCGAGGGTGTGGCCAGATTCCTGGGCTGCTGCAGAACTTGGCTTCCCTGAGGGCCTGGCCAGCCTCCCTGAGGGGCTCCTGCTCCCTTCTCCCAGGGGGGAGCTGGAGGCTTGTGCTTTCAGGGTGCAGGTGGGGCAGCTGAGGCTCTATGAAGATGACCAGCTGGCAAAGGTGGCTGAGATTGTCCGCCACCCCAAGTACAATGAGAGCCTGTCTGTCAGTGGAGGTGGGGACATCGCCCTGCTGCGGCTGGAGGTCCCCATGGCTCTGTCTGAGCAGGTGCACCCCGTCATCCTCCCGGCTGCCTCCCTGAGGATCTCCTCGAGGAAGCGATGCTGGGTGACTGGCTGGGGCAACATCAAGGACTACAGTGGGTATCAGGGAGGCCTTGTGTCCAATCTGTCTCCATTGCTGGGGTGAGGTGGGAGCCCCCAGCCCCTGGTGCTCACCTGGCTCCTCCCCACAGCACCACTGCCTGAGCCCTACCACCTGCAGGAGGTGGAGGTCCCCATAGTGGGGAGCCAGGAATGTGACCAGAAGTACCAGAACATGTCCTTCCCAGACATCTCCGAGAGGGTCATCAAGGAGGACATGCTGTGTGCAGGCAGCAGGGGCCGGGACTCCTGCGAGGTGAGGCTCACCCACCCTGTCTCTGTCCTCAAGTGGTCAATGAAGTAGGGACCCAGGCACTCCAGGCAGGGGATCTTGGAGGTACTGAGTCTGGCCTCTCCACAGGGTGACTCTGGAGGACCCCTCGTCTGCTTGTGGAACTGCACTTGGATCCAGGTTGGGGTGGTGAGCTGGGGCCACAGCTGTGGTCATGCCGACCTACCTGGGGTTTACACCCGTGTGATGAGCTATGTGTCCTGGATTCATCACCATGTCCCCCAGTTTCCTGGATGCTAGACAGGCCAGGTGGTGACCCCCGTCTTCCTTGTGATGCCCCTTTTTCTACATTCTCCCTAACTTCCTCACTCTTTTCAGCACTGAGACCCCTGCCCTCCTGGCCCAGAGTTTCCTGGACTTCCCTGAATCCTGGGAGAGAGGGGCTCTGAGCTGGTGTCTCTTAAAGTGTGGTGGGTGTGGATGGGTGGCAGGACCCAGGCCTCCTGCTCACCCTGTCTCCCATTAAAATGTGCATTGTCTAAGTGATCTCTGTTTGGACTTGGAGCCCAGAGGTGGACACTGGTGAGCCAGCAGAGTGGCTGTCCTTGGTCAGTGTTCCCAAGGCCACAATACTGGCAAGAGGAAGGCTCTGATTGCCTCAATTCACCTTGTGACCCTTGGCCTTCAAAGGGAGGCAGACCCACAGTGGGAACAGTCCTGGGCTGCACATCCACTGGCCTGTTTGGGCAGAGTTTGGCTTTAGAGGACCTACGGGACCCGGCACTGCAGTCCCCACCCAGTGGTGTCAAGATACCCAAGCGGCCATTCCAGTTCTAAAGATGGGGATACTGACTTCACTGTGGTACTCTACAACCTCCTAACCAGAATCTGCATTGGGCAGCATCTAGCTGAATTCAGTGGGAGGGGAGGGTCCCCACTGACATCTGGGAGGAACCCTCTCCCATGGTTGATGGCTGAGTCCTGCAAAGTTCATAGTGAATTCTGAAACCCCAGTCCCAGTGTGGTAGtactggggagggagagagggaattaGTGCTCTCGTAACAGGGACCCCAGGAAGCTCGTTAGAGGACATGGGAGAAGAAGGTGCTGTCTATGTCAGAATGTCCAAGGACACCTGGACCCTGACCCAGAGTTAGTAAGCCACTGAGACCACAGCAGGGGTTGGGACAGCCTCAGCCAGGAGGTGACTCCAAGCTTGGGAGCTGGCTTTCAGGTTGGGGGACCTCCCCTGCTTCCTGGGACTGGGAGGGGACCACGCAGGTAAAAGCCCACAGATCTCCAGCAGGCAAGTGAGTGAAGAGGGTCTCAGAAGACCTTGTGGGGCAATGCTCAAAAGCCCACAGAGACAGTGGGGGTGGCTGCCAGGGGTAGGGATTAGTGGGGGGTTGGAGGGCACaagcatttttttttgggggggtgaatgctataaaatcagccctgGAGATGCTGCACAGCCCTGCGAATGTGCTGAAACCCACCGCACTACACACTAAGTGGGTGGATGGTGTGAGtcttatctcaataaagctgctaaaaaaacaaataaactttaaaaagtctacagttttcatttcacccccacccccacgtttttttcttctttttgtggtgctggggattgaacctaggaccttgcacatatttggcaagcactttaccactgagctacatttccagtcctttttatttttaaattttaatttgggacagggtctggccttgaacttgtgatcttcctgcctgagcctcccaggatggcaggcctgtgccactgtgtctgggcCCAGCTCTTCTAAGGTTGCAAAACTAGACACATTATCCCTAGAAGCTGCTGAGCACCTGAGTCCACAATTAGGTCTGGGCCTCCTGGACCCTTGGACATGACACATGGGTGTCCAAGGCTCTTGCCCTGGAGGCAGGGTCTGCCACAGAATGGTACTGAATGCTGGTGCTAAGTTTGGGGAATCCCCCTGTGGGGACTTTCTGGCTTGTGGGTCAGTGACTTGACATGGCCAATGGGGGAGCCTTGTGTGCAGGattcctggggtgggggtggaggtatTCACAGTTGGGTGAGGGCCCAGGATGGCAAGAATAGGATTGCCAGGGGAGGCAGGGCCACCAAGGAATCCTGGTGCCAGCCAGCAGTGCCCTTGTTCCTCAGCTCCTTTTCAGTGTCTGGCAAGGACCTGTCCCCAGAGCCGTGGAGCCCACTGGGGCTCTGAGGAGCGGACCTGCCCAAGCTTATTTCCAAACCGTAGGCCCCCACCTCACATCTCACCAGCCCTTGGTGCCTAGGCCCCAGGAGACAGCTGAAGGGACAGGAATCCCTCTTCTTCCAAGGGCAGTTGTCTAGTGCCCCTGGAGAGGCAGGAAGAGTGTAGGAAATGGGTCCCTGGCTCCAGCTCACACAGACCTGGCTCTCTCACTATGGGGCCCTGTTTCCCACGTCCTCTGGTGTTCTGGGCTCCACGTGGCTCGTCTGGGCCCTGGGgctctctggggctggggttgttggtGGCTCTGTATGGAGGATGCTGCTGTCCAGGCTTCCAGGGCTGGTACCAGGCCCCACTTGCACTGTGTCCTTGTCTCTCCTGCACCTGGGGTTCCGTGCCTGTGGGTCCCGGCCCCATTTAATGTTCCCGCTGTCCTGGGACCTGTCCCCATCTCCAGGCCTGCACTGGTTTGGGAGGAGTGGTGACCCCACATGTGGCTGGTGGGCTCACCCTGGGTCCTGGGAGGCACCAGGGCAGCTGTCAGTGGTGAGCTCTGGGGTTTGTGGGCATCGTGGGGTCTTGACCTCCAGGAGAGTGGCCCTGAAAGGTCAGGATCTTTGACAAAGATCACTGCCAGTGGGAACACACGTGGGGACCCTGCATCAGCCCCTGAGGGCACTGGCTGCTGCCTGAGCAGCAGGAGTGACTCGCTGTCCACCCCTCCTAGGGTGCGAGGGTCTGTGGAGTGGGGGCAAGCAGAGGGCTGGGGGATGGCTGAGCCCTACTGAAGATGCCACCGCCTGTGCTCTGCCCTTGCCTAGCTGTGGGGGCTCACCTCTGTgtccctcttgtcccttcataaCCTGAGGCCTCCTGCTGGTCTCTGGGGAGGGACGGCTCCAGCAAGGTCCTCTATGCTTCCCTCATTGGGCACCTCTGACCTGGGAAACTCCCCAGCCCCAAGGGAGACAGCTTCATCTGCTGCCCAGCTGCCAGCCCCAAGCCCAGCATAGGAGTCACCTTGGGGCTGGGTAGGAGGCTTCTGGGAAACCACTGGTGAGTGCAGGTGGCATTCTGAATCAACTGGGCCACCTGAGTGCCATCAGGATCCCAACCATGAGGTTTACGGGAGGAGAACTGATTGTGCAATTTACCAAGGGACAGAGCAGAGGCAAATGGCATAGGATATACCCAACAGATGAGGAAAAGGATTGGAATATTTGGTTGACACATTCAACCACATATTTGGATAAAGATAAGATCTTGACAAATTCGCAGGATGTCACCAAAGCCTGCAGCAAACGTTCAGCTTAATGGTGAAATGCAGGTAGCCCCTCCTCTGGGCCAGGGACCCGCAGGGCCTGCCCCCTCCTTGCCTCTGCCCCACGTGGGGCAGGTGACCTGGAGCTACAAGCCAGCTGAGAAACCAGGGGAAGGTGTAGGCCAGGCCAGGAAGGGGCCAGGCTGTCCTTGCCCAGGACCAAGCAGCAGTCTTCCTAGACCTCCCAGGGTGCCTGGGACACTGCAGAGGGGCTGACAGTGCTTTCCCAACCAGAAAACTGCATGCCACCTGGAAAAAAGTCTGGCAGAGCAGGCGAGGGTTCACAGAGGAGCCAGCCAGCCTGACAACTTGGCCTAACTATGCCCCATGTGGGTGGCCATGGACAGGGAGACTCAGTGTCCCGGGCTACTGATATTAGGGATCGCTACCGATTATTCCTAAAGTGTGACAGCTGAGTCTTTACGTGTTTAGGGCAGCTTTGTGCAAATAGACTGTTACACCAAACTGTTGATTAAAAGAGAATTAATCTGGCTGGGGcgagggctcagtggtagagcgcttgcctagcatgtgtgaggcactatgtttgatccttagcactgcataaaaaaactgaacaaataaaggcatgctgtccatttacaactataaacaaacaaacaagcaaaaaacaattagttcatattttttaaaaaagagaattaatCTTTGGTTATAAGACTCAATTTGATAAGAGAATTTTTGAATAAATTGTATTTGGTTggcatgaaaaatttaggaattaAAAATGCTTGGCTGGCCCTGCTCTGCATCTCCTtgttattttttgtggtactggggatcaaacccagggattccagcatgctggacaaacattctaccactgacctacatccctagccgctgtttctttttttctgccaCAGGCTCAGTCCTGCTGAAGTTATATGGAGAACACTGGGCTGTCTTCTGGACAGAAAGAAGTCATGAGGCAAGGACTACAGTTATTTTTAAAGTCTATACTGCGTGGTTGCCTATACTCACAGCTCTCTCACAGGCTGAGGAATGGAGATCAAGGAGCACACGGCATGTCTGTTGTGACTACCGGGATTATAACCAATCACAGGGTTACATGACTCTGGTTACAATGTCATCACCAATGGTATTTGTTCCCCTATTTGTTAAAGAAAGTTGCTTTTGCTCACTCAAATCTGTAAAATTTACATTTATAAATTGTACATTATAAGATCTATAAATTTTGCATgtgtcataaaaaataaaatgtatggcCAGgtactgtggtgcacacctgtaatcccagtgacccaggaggctgaggcaggaggattattgcaatctctaggccagcctgagcaatttagcaagactatgtctcaaaattaaaaaaataaaaaggcctggggcttTAGCTCAGagaacccctgggctcaatcctcaatagaaagaagaaaaaaagaaagaaatcaaacctATCTGCTCACATGAAAATGAGCATCCGTCCTCTCAGCCCTGCTCTGCAGCCTCACCAGCAGAAACAGCCTCTCTGTATGAGTCCTGTTTCCAGCAGGGAGGTCCTTAAGCTGTTGGGCTAGTTTCTCCTTTGGGCCAGCTGTGGAAGTAAACTCAGATTGAAGTGGAAAGCACAACTCCCAGTCCCCTTGGCTCTGAGTAGACGCCCCGATACCCAGGGTGGTCTGGAGGAAGGCTTTCGGGAAGGCAGCCCACCCAGCAGCAATTCCCAGAGGAAGGGCGCTTGGGCGTATGAAGGTGGCACATCTCCCCAGCAACACCGCAGAGAGCTTAGATAGGTGGAAGACAAACAGCCTCACGGGCCTCCTGCCACCACTGCCACAGGCTCCAGTCCTgcggaatttcttttttttttgagagagagtttCTCTTTTTTTACGTGTTGGTGGGATttattgttatatatttgaaCACGACACACTAGGAAGATGGAGCTTGGCCAGTGTCACTCACCAGTGCTTCCCACACTGAAGCTCTTATTTtgtaaaaggaaaacaaaaacaaaacaaacaaacaaaaaagcattaCAGGGGGATATTATGAATTATCTTCGTTTTCATGTAaacaaagaataatttttttggtttgttttcagtGTTGGGGATCAGACCCAAGACCTtgcgcatggtaggcaagcaatGCAATGCTGAATTACATCcctaaattgttttaaaaagagcACAAAACCTAGGCCAGCGGggtggcttagtgatagagcatttgcctggcatgtgtgagatcctgagttcaatcttcagcactggaaagaaaataaaaaataaattaaaatgaaagaacTTAAAAACCAAAAATGATAAAAGGACAGCAgcggcaaggccccaagcaacacagtgagtccctgtctctaattaaaaaacaaaacagggctggggatgtggctcagtggccgagggtccctgggttcaatcagtttttttcaaaacaaaaacaaaaacaaacaaacaaacaaacaaaaaacagataaAAGGAAAGAATTGGTGGTTTTAACCACCTTTAAGTCTAAAACTGAAAGACAAAGACTCACGTGGGGATGAGCCATACGTGGGAAGGAACATAgtgtccagaatatataaagagttcAGGTATTCAATAAGGGAGCAGCCGACAGGAGAAGTGCGCTGGCCACTCGGGGCTCCTAATGCCCTCTGTCCTGTGGAGGCAGGAATGTGGAACCTCCTTTCCCAGGGTGCACTAGCCGCAGGGCTCTGATGAGAAAGGGGCCCATCAAACACATATGTGCAGTGAGATTGGCAGGTGAAGGAGGCGTGGCCTCTCTCTGTACTTCTTCCAGAGATGAGGCTGGTTTTCCTGAAAAGTCCAGGGTACAAGAGAAGGAGACAATGCCCACAGTCACAGATCGCAGAGATTGTACAGAGCAGAACCCTGAGGGACAGGCTCACAGGCCCTGGCTCCACAGCAGTTAGAGCACACAGGGAGCCGGCTGGCTCTGGGAGAGGCCCAGGCTGTCAGGAGTACACCCTATCCCTGCCTCCACTAACTCCCCACCTGGCCCTTCTGCCTTTGGTGGGCCTCCTCAGAGCCTGGGCAGCATCTCTACGCCAGCTCCAGCACCTGTAGCCACCCCCAGCTCCCTGCATCCTGCCTGTCGTCCCCATCTGAGGGGCACCAGAGGGGCAGTGGACGACACCCACCCTGACTTGTCACGCCATGTACCACAGGAAATGGTCCCAAGCATCCCAGAAACATTGGGGACAGTCTCTCGGGTTCTcggaagccccagccccagccaaggAAGCTGGTTTATTCTGATGGGGTTGAACTGGCCTCCAAGGCTGGGCTCCAGGCCCTTCCTCCCTGGGTTCCATGACCTTAGGCCTTCAGAGCCCTTGGCTCAGAGACACTGGTGCCCCTGTGCTGGATCCCTCTGTTCAGCCTTCTGCCCAAGCAGCCCTCTTGCGACACTGCCTGGGTGGCCACATCCTTCACCTGGCCACAGTCCCAGTCCTAACGGTCTCACAACCGGAGCCCTCAGGTCCCTGGTTCTTTCTCTGATGCTATCGCTGAATGTGCTCATGGTGGCCTGGTCCTGACCCTATCAAGGTGACCAGATATCCTGTCTCAGTCCTTGATTCTTAACCATTGTCTTGTTCAAGTAGTGGGGGCCGCAGGTGGACCCCTCCATGCTGAGGGGCTCAGGCCCCATGCTTGGCATAGAAGCaggatgtatagtgtttttctggGGAGATGGCCCTGGTGTCACTGTCTATGGGGGCCACACTGTCCCAGGAGGGCACCAAGGGCACAGCCCTGGCCCTACTTTCTTCTCCACTGGTGGCAGCTGCCCTTATGGAGGGCCTGGGTGGCTGGGTGCTCCCTCCAGGCCTCTCCTGAGGCCCCAACATGTGCCCCTCTCCCTCCTCTGCTCTTGCCAGCTGGTTCTGATAGCCTGTGGGGCTCAGCCACACTGGACACCCCAGGGCTCCACCTCCTCGATGCCAGAACTCCATTGCCCCAATTCCAGCAGAGACCCTACCTGGACACAGCATGGTTCTACGGTGCTCAGTTTGGGTTTCTGCAAGCAAAGACCCAGAGCCCCCAGGCCCAGGTCATGGGGCACTCGGGGATCACCCAGTCCTGTGCAGGGCCCTCTGCCTGCTTCAGGCCCTCAGTCCTCTGCCTCCTGGTAAGGTGGCTCTTAGTCCAGCTGTGGGTCTCCACGGTCCCCTCTGCAACTGTCCCTGTTCCCAAGGCACTGCCCGCCCTGTCACAGCCACTGTGACCTGCATCACCAGCCACCCTAGAGGTCTGCCTGCACCTGGAGCTCAAGGCCAGCGAGTCATGAGAGGGACAGGAATCTGTCCCAGTCACCTGGGGAGCAAGGAGAAGCTGGTTCCTGCTGGGTACAGAGGCCTGAGGGCCTGGGTGAGATGGCCAGAGAGAAGGTGGCCAGCTTGCTGGCTCCCCACAGAGTGGAACTGCCCACTCAGAGAGAGGTCCAGTCTGTCATGGAGTATGCAGGGGGATGGTGAATGGGGGCCTCAGGACTGACCCTGAATGTGGAGC is a window encoding:
- the LOC143385405 gene encoding mastin-like, encoding MLWLLLLVLPCLGGSTPLTPDPRPGLELVGIVGGCPVSTRRFPWQVSLRFYNMGRRLWEHVCGGSLIHPQWVLTAAHCVEPGELEACAFRVQVGQLRLYEDDQLAKVAEIVRHPKYNESLSVSGGGDIALLRLEVPMALSEQVHPVILPAASLRISSRKRCWVTGWGNIKDYTPLPEPYHLQEVEVPIVGSQECDQKYQNMSFPDISERVIKEDMLCAGSRGRDSCEGDSGGPLVCLWNCTWIQVGVVSWGHSCGHADLPGVYTRVMSYVSWIHHHVPQFPGC